The DNA region GCATCGCCGCGTCGATCGCAAAGCGCGCGCCCAGTGCCTCGCCACATCCCTGGCAGGCGCGATGTCCCGAGTCGAGCGAGTTGCATCGATCCATGGTTGCCTGCACGCTGCGGTTTTGATCGTCGAGCAGGCGGTTACCGACGGTAAAGGTGCCGGTCTGGTAAAACTTGACCTTTTGTTGGGTCTCCGGAATTTGTGCCATGGCTCTCTCCTAAATCGTTTTCGCGGCGGCGACCACGCCGACGTCGTGAAGAATGTTTTCCGCGATCGAACCCGAGCGGCGCTGGTCTTTCTCGCGCTCGAGCTCGCGGTTGACGATACCCATGTCGATGTCGTGAAAATGCGGCTCTTCGAGTTGATCGTTGAGCCCTTTTTCGAACATGCGGCGCAGGCCGGCACGGGTAATGGGACGACCACCGAGGCCGCCGATCACCGATTGCACCTTGATCGGGTAGTCTTTCAGCGCCATGCGCACGTTCATCGAGACGATGCCACCCATACCGACCGCGAGGCTTTTCTCGAACACGATGACGCGTTTGGCGTCCTTCAGCGCTTCGCGCAGCGCGGCACTCGGGAAGGGTCGAAACGAGCGAATCGTGAGCGCACCGATCGAGTGGCTGTCGTCGCGCATGCCGGCGAGGACTTCTTTCATGGTGCCAATGACGGAACCCATGGTAATGACCACGGTTTCGGCGCCGGCGCAATCGAATTCCTTGATCAGGCCGCCCGAGTCACGCCCGAAGATGGCTTCGAACCCGGCCGCCTGTTGCGGGATCAGGTCGAGGGCATCGAGTTGTTTCTGATGGCTCAGGAAGCGCACCTCGGCAAAAGCCTCCGGGCCGACCATCGCACCCATCGACAGGGGCGCCGCCGGATCGAGTACCTGGCGCGGCTCGAACGGCGGTAAAAATTCATCCACCTGCGATTGCTCGGGAATATCCACTTGCGAATAGGAATGCGTGAGAATAAAGCCATCCATGCACACCATCACCGGCAGGCTCAACTCCTCGGCCAGCTTGAAGGCCTGGATATGCACGTCCACCGCCTGCTGGTTGCTCTCGACGAACAGCTGCAGCCAGCCGCCATCGCGCGCCGACATCGAGTCGCCCCAGTCGTTCCAGATGTTGATCGGCGCG from bacterium includes:
- a CDS encoding pyruvate ferredoxin oxidoreductase; this translates as MAQIPETQQKVKFYQTGTFTVGNRLLDDQNRSVQATMDRCNSLDSGHRACQGCGEALGARFAIDAAM
- the porA gene encoding pyruvate ferredoxin oxidoreductase, producing AVAMCRPEVISAYPITPQTHIVEDLGAMVKAGAIENCEFMLVESEFGALSACIGSSAAGARSYTATSSQGMLFMMEAVYNASGMGLPIVMTVGNRAIGAPINIWNDWGDSMSARDGGWLQLFVESNQQAVDVHIQAFKLAEELSLPVMVCMDGFILTHSYSQVDIPEQSQVDEFLPPFEPRQVLDPAAPLSMGAMVGPEAFAEVRFLSHQKQLDALDLIPQQAAGFEAIFGRDSGGLIKEFDCAGAETVVITMGSVIGTMKEVLAGMRDDSHSIGALTIRSFRPFPSAALREALKDAKRVIVFEKSLAVGMGGIVSMNVRMALKDYPIKVQSVIGGLGGRPITRAGLRRMFEKGLNDQLEEPHFHDIDMGIVNRELEREKDQRRSGSIAENILHDVGVVAAAKTI